One window of Fusarium oxysporum f. sp. lycopersici 4287 supercont2.40 genomic scaffold, whole genome shotgun sequence genomic DNA carries:
- a CDS encoding uncharacterized protein (At least one base has a quality score < 10): MTNVQTVITLSDKLSTARQIFSFNTKASNLLGDVNKLRSNWAYIPPANEMISRIRNNEIKVAKDVFKFMPVVNGMSTTSKKVANELAPLKSFATEYLADSKALHELITSMLAIDWEKVNQAEFDNGDQSGYYVRNGLISIQDNIKKELAEAVKVYFWLIRATDSQLKDFTLTNGRWKMEYGTVAYQRWSTIDIDMPCTKMTSKTEKKDGLTKTSNQYRTYWKCHFGPHTSQYQAVHVPYVRMYE; this comes from the coding sequence ATGACAAATGTTCAGACCGTTATCACTTTGTCCGACAAGCTTAGTACAGCTAGGCAGATATtcagcttcaacaccaaggcaAGCAACTTGTTGGGCGATGTCAACAAGCTCAGGTCGAACTGGGCTTATATCCCTCCAGCCAATGAAATGATCAGCAGGATTCGGAACAACGAGATCAAAGTCGCCAAGGATGTCTTCAAGTTTATGCCTGTCGTTAATGGGATGTCAACTACTTCTAAGAAGGTCGCCAATGAGCTTGCCCCCCTGAAGTCGTTTGCCACTGAATATCTGGCGGATTCCAAAGCTCTTCATGAACTGATCACTAGTATGTTGGCAATTGACTGGGAGAAGGTCAATCAGGCGGAGTTTGATAACGGTGACCAAAGTGGCTATTACGTGCGCAATGGCCTCATCTCGATCCAGGATAACATCAAGAAAGAGTTGGCTGAGGCAGTCAAGGTCTACTTCTGGCTCATTCGGGCAACAGACTCTCAGTTGAAGGACTTCACCCTGACGAATGGTCGCTGGAAGATGGAGTATGGCACCGTGGCTTACCAGCGATGGAGCACCATTGATATTGACATGCCGTGTACCAAGATGACCAGCAAGACGGAAAAGAAGGATGGTCTGACGAAGACATCCAACCAGTATCGGACCTACTGGAAGTGTCACTTTGGTCCACACACGTCTCAGTATCAGGCAGTTCATGTTCCTTATGTGAGGATGTATGAATGA